One Vibrio taketomensis DNA window includes the following coding sequences:
- the dsbB gene encoding disulfide bond formation protein DsbB, with protein sequence MNFLATLKSFSQSRLSWALLLGFIVFFEACALFFQHGMKLAPCVMCIYERVAMMGVGGAAIIGLLAPQNPLVRWTGLAAWGYAAYRGLELSMQHVEYQFNPSPFATCDVFVQFPSWAPLNQWAPWMFEASGDCSEISWQFLTLSMPQWLEIIFAGNLIALALIVVSQFVKSK encoded by the coding sequence TTGAACTTCCTCGCCACGCTGAAAAGCTTTTCACAAAGCCGCCTTTCTTGGGCACTGCTTCTTGGCTTTATCGTCTTCTTTGAAGCATGCGCTTTATTCTTCCAACATGGGATGAAACTAGCACCTTGCGTAATGTGTATCTATGAGCGCGTTGCGATGATGGGCGTTGGCGGAGCCGCCATTATCGGCCTGCTAGCTCCACAAAACCCTCTAGTGCGTTGGACAGGATTGGCAGCATGGGGTTACGCCGCTTATCGTGGTCTTGAACTTTCAATGCAGCATGTCGAGTACCAATTCAATCCATCACCATTTGCAACGTGCGACGTGTTTGTACAATTCCCTAGCTGGGCACCACTTAACCAATGGGCGCCTTGGATGTTTGAAGCGTCTGGTGATTGCTCTGAGATCTCTTGGCAATTCCTAACTCTCTCAATGCCACAATGGCTAGAGATCATTTTTGCCGGTAACCTAATTGCACTCGCGTTGATTGTCGTTTCACAATTTGTGAAGAGCAAATAA